The following are from one region of the Osmia bicornis bicornis chromosome 8, iOsmBic2.1, whole genome shotgun sequence genome:
- the LOC114880876 gene encoding synaptic vesicle glycoprotein 2A-like isoform X3, with protein MAVCSLIFMNVAFSITSIGFVLPSAACDFKMTTVDKGRLSAAPMLGMLAGSYIWGCYAAIKGRRLSLLVALFLHGISELLASVVPFYWFFLFLKFMSGAAMNGQSAVVFLYLGEFQPTKYRDKMLSWMEMAWVMGMIILAGVGWIVIPMDVNIEIAGFFLHSWNLFVFICSLPALFTGAWLLFFPETPKYLAETGHNVQMLHVLMRMYSENSGQPPKEYKTKLRNCGNNNLNELVHRIMHTNEREEVTENSFDSMISDIYTKTAMILKPPFLCRTIVMCLIACFVTSAYYTLTLWLPELFHRYADFQQAYPNQTASVCTLKITKNSTNLEEIDDPFGCNSRVQTSVFVHTFILGASCIPTGLILPLLVNYMGYKFLLVITAFIPGVVTACLFLVQTSTQNLILSCAYESVTSVCLSVVYCLLVDLYPTHLRAMASGLSAFISRIGAISGTLMIGYLIDDYCTLVIVIVAAQLFLSGLLALFTPGRKKSKLDIEKS; from the exons ATGGCCGTCTGCAGTTTGATCTTCATGAACGTAGCATTCAGTATAACAAGCATAGGATTTGTATTACCATCGGCAGCATGTGACTTTAAAATGACTACGGTGGACAAGGGCCGTCTAAGCGCAGCGCCTATGTTAG GTATGTTAGCCGGTTCTTATATATGGGGCTGCTACGCGGCCATAAAAGGACGAAGACTGTCCTTGTTGGTCGCCTTATTTCTTCACGGAATCTCAGAATTGTTGGCATCGGTGGTGCCCTTCTATTGGTTCTTTTTGTTCTTAAAATTCATGAGCGGCGCCGC CATGAACGGACAGTCGGCTGTTGTTTTTCTATATCTGGGCGAATTTCAACCAACGAAATATCGTGACAAAATGTTGTCTTGGATGGAAATGGCCTGGGTAATGGGAATGATCATTTTAGCAG GTGTCGGATGGATCGTTATCCCAATGGACGTGAACATCGAGATCGCTGGTTTCTTTTTACACTCGTGGAATCTTTTCGTCTTCATCTGTTCCCTTCCAGCGTTATTTACCGGAGCGTGGTTATTATTTTTCCCTGAAACGCCGAAATATCTTGCCGAGACTGGTCATAACGTTCAGATGCTTCACGTTTTAATGAGAATGTACTCGGAGAACAGTGGTCAGCCCCCAAAAGAGTACAAA aCAAAACTCCGAAATTGTGGTAATAATAATCTGAACGAACTGGTGCACCGTATAATGCACACGAACGAGAGGGAGGAAGTGACGGAGAATTCATTCGATTCGATGATAAGCGACATATACACGAAAACAGCGATGATACTGAAGCCTCCGTTTCTCTGTAGAACCATCGTGATGTGCCTGATCGCTTGTTTCGTCACATCCGCTTACTATACTTTAACTTTATGGTTGCCAGAGCTGTTTCACAGATATGCAGACTTTCAACAAGCATATCCTAATCAGACAGCCAGTGTTTGCACTTTGAAGATCACTAAGAATAGCACCAATCTT GAGGAGATTGACGACCCATTTGGTTGCAACTCAAGGGTACAGACTAGTGTGTTTGTTCATACGTTTATTCTGGGAGCCTCTTGCATTCCAACGGGTCTCATATTACCTCTTCTAGTTAATTATATGGGATACAAATTCCTCTTAG TGATCACAGCTTTTATACCTGGGGTAGTGACAGCCTGTCTCTTCCTGGTGCAAACTTCCACCCAAAACTTAATTCTCTCCTGCGCCTATGAATCTGTTACTTCCGTTTGCCTAAGCGTTGTATACTGCTTGTTAGTTGATCTTTATCCAACGCATTTAAG GGCAATGGCTTCCGGTCTGTCGGCGTTTATTAGTCGAATTGGTGCTATAAGTGGTACCTTGATGATCGGTTACTTGATCGATGATTACTGTACTTTGGTGATCGTCATTGTTGCTGCTCAACTGTTTT TGAGTGGTCTGCTCGCCCTCTTCACGCCAGGGAGAAAGAAATCAAAACTAGACATCGAGAAATCTTAA
- the LOC114880876 gene encoding synaptic vesicle glycoprotein 2A-like isoform X1, protein MSGDIARLESEPAALEPLVAANAVSTLQGNKQTAESVAQDAVDQTGFGKFNLKVMAVCSLIFMNVAFSITSIGFVLPSAACDFKMTTVDKGRLSAAPMLGMLAGSYIWGCYAAIKGRRLSLLVALFLHGISELLASVVPFYWFFLFLKFMSGAAMNGQSAVVFLYLGEFQPTKYRDKMLSWMEMAWVMGMIILAGVGWIVIPMDVNIEIAGFFLHSWNLFVFICSLPALFTGAWLLFFPETPKYLAETGHNVQMLHVLMRMYSENSGQPPKEYKTKLRNCGNNNLNELVHRIMHTNEREEVTENSFDSMISDIYTKTAMILKPPFLCRTIVMCLIACFVTSAYYTLTLWLPELFHRYADFQQAYPNQTASVCTLKITKNSTNLEEIDDPFGCNSRVQTSVFVHTFILGASCIPTGLILPLLVNYMGYKFLLVITAFIPGVVTACLFLVQTSTQNLILSCAYESVTSVCLSVVYCLLVDLYPTHLRAMASGLSAFISRIGAISGTLMIGYLIDDYCTLVIVIVAAQLFLSGLLALFTPGRKKSKLDIEKS, encoded by the exons ATGTCGGGCGATATCGCTCGATTGGAGAGCGAGCCAGCTGCGTTGGAGCCGCTAGTCGCGGCAAATGCCGTCTCCACGTTACAAG GCAACAAACAAACGGCGGAAAGCGTCGCCCAAGATGCAGTCGACCAAACAG GATTTGGCAAGTTTAACCTTAAGGTTATGGCCGTCTGCAGTTTGATCTTCATGAACGTAGCATTCAGTATAACAAGCATAGGATTTGTATTACCATCGGCAGCATGTGACTTTAAAATGACTACGGTGGACAAGGGCCGTCTAAGCGCAGCGCCTATGTTAG GTATGTTAGCCGGTTCTTATATATGGGGCTGCTACGCGGCCATAAAAGGACGAAGACTGTCCTTGTTGGTCGCCTTATTTCTTCACGGAATCTCAGAATTGTTGGCATCGGTGGTGCCCTTCTATTGGTTCTTTTTGTTCTTAAAATTCATGAGCGGCGCCGC CATGAACGGACAGTCGGCTGTTGTTTTTCTATATCTGGGCGAATTTCAACCAACGAAATATCGTGACAAAATGTTGTCTTGGATGGAAATGGCCTGGGTAATGGGAATGATCATTTTAGCAG GTGTCGGATGGATCGTTATCCCAATGGACGTGAACATCGAGATCGCTGGTTTCTTTTTACACTCGTGGAATCTTTTCGTCTTCATCTGTTCCCTTCCAGCGTTATTTACCGGAGCGTGGTTATTATTTTTCCCTGAAACGCCGAAATATCTTGCCGAGACTGGTCATAACGTTCAGATGCTTCACGTTTTAATGAGAATGTACTCGGAGAACAGTGGTCAGCCCCCAAAAGAGTACAAA aCAAAACTCCGAAATTGTGGTAATAATAATCTGAACGAACTGGTGCACCGTATAATGCACACGAACGAGAGGGAGGAAGTGACGGAGAATTCATTCGATTCGATGATAAGCGACATATACACGAAAACAGCGATGATACTGAAGCCTCCGTTTCTCTGTAGAACCATCGTGATGTGCCTGATCGCTTGTTTCGTCACATCCGCTTACTATACTTTAACTTTATGGTTGCCAGAGCTGTTTCACAGATATGCAGACTTTCAACAAGCATATCCTAATCAGACAGCCAGTGTTTGCACTTTGAAGATCACTAAGAATAGCACCAATCTT GAGGAGATTGACGACCCATTTGGTTGCAACTCAAGGGTACAGACTAGTGTGTTTGTTCATACGTTTATTCTGGGAGCCTCTTGCATTCCAACGGGTCTCATATTACCTCTTCTAGTTAATTATATGGGATACAAATTCCTCTTAG TGATCACAGCTTTTATACCTGGGGTAGTGACAGCCTGTCTCTTCCTGGTGCAAACTTCCACCCAAAACTTAATTCTCTCCTGCGCCTATGAATCTGTTACTTCCGTTTGCCTAAGCGTTGTATACTGCTTGTTAGTTGATCTTTATCCAACGCATTTAAG GGCAATGGCTTCCGGTCTGTCGGCGTTTATTAGTCGAATTGGTGCTATAAGTGGTACCTTGATGATCGGTTACTTGATCGATGATTACTGTACTTTGGTGATCGTCATTGTTGCTGCTCAACTGTTTT TGAGTGGTCTGCTCGCCCTCTTCACGCCAGGGAGAAAGAAATCAAAACTAGACATCGAGAAATCTTAA
- the LOC114880876 gene encoding synaptic vesicle glycoprotein 2A-like isoform X2, translated as MDIQDQGNKQTAESVAQDAVDQTGFGKFNLKVMAVCSLIFMNVAFSITSIGFVLPSAACDFKMTTVDKGRLSAAPMLGMLAGSYIWGCYAAIKGRRLSLLVALFLHGISELLASVVPFYWFFLFLKFMSGAAMNGQSAVVFLYLGEFQPTKYRDKMLSWMEMAWVMGMIILAGVGWIVIPMDVNIEIAGFFLHSWNLFVFICSLPALFTGAWLLFFPETPKYLAETGHNVQMLHVLMRMYSENSGQPPKEYKTKLRNCGNNNLNELVHRIMHTNEREEVTENSFDSMISDIYTKTAMILKPPFLCRTIVMCLIACFVTSAYYTLTLWLPELFHRYADFQQAYPNQTASVCTLKITKNSTNLEEIDDPFGCNSRVQTSVFVHTFILGASCIPTGLILPLLVNYMGYKFLLVITAFIPGVVTACLFLVQTSTQNLILSCAYESVTSVCLSVVYCLLVDLYPTHLRAMASGLSAFISRIGAISGTLMIGYLIDDYCTLVIVIVAAQLFLSGLLALFTPGRKKSKLDIEKS; from the exons ATGGATATTCAAGATCAGG GCAACAAACAAACGGCGGAAAGCGTCGCCCAAGATGCAGTCGACCAAACAG GATTTGGCAAGTTTAACCTTAAGGTTATGGCCGTCTGCAGTTTGATCTTCATGAACGTAGCATTCAGTATAACAAGCATAGGATTTGTATTACCATCGGCAGCATGTGACTTTAAAATGACTACGGTGGACAAGGGCCGTCTAAGCGCAGCGCCTATGTTAG GTATGTTAGCCGGTTCTTATATATGGGGCTGCTACGCGGCCATAAAAGGACGAAGACTGTCCTTGTTGGTCGCCTTATTTCTTCACGGAATCTCAGAATTGTTGGCATCGGTGGTGCCCTTCTATTGGTTCTTTTTGTTCTTAAAATTCATGAGCGGCGCCGC CATGAACGGACAGTCGGCTGTTGTTTTTCTATATCTGGGCGAATTTCAACCAACGAAATATCGTGACAAAATGTTGTCTTGGATGGAAATGGCCTGGGTAATGGGAATGATCATTTTAGCAG GTGTCGGATGGATCGTTATCCCAATGGACGTGAACATCGAGATCGCTGGTTTCTTTTTACACTCGTGGAATCTTTTCGTCTTCATCTGTTCCCTTCCAGCGTTATTTACCGGAGCGTGGTTATTATTTTTCCCTGAAACGCCGAAATATCTTGCCGAGACTGGTCATAACGTTCAGATGCTTCACGTTTTAATGAGAATGTACTCGGAGAACAGTGGTCAGCCCCCAAAAGAGTACAAA aCAAAACTCCGAAATTGTGGTAATAATAATCTGAACGAACTGGTGCACCGTATAATGCACACGAACGAGAGGGAGGAAGTGACGGAGAATTCATTCGATTCGATGATAAGCGACATATACACGAAAACAGCGATGATACTGAAGCCTCCGTTTCTCTGTAGAACCATCGTGATGTGCCTGATCGCTTGTTTCGTCACATCCGCTTACTATACTTTAACTTTATGGTTGCCAGAGCTGTTTCACAGATATGCAGACTTTCAACAAGCATATCCTAATCAGACAGCCAGTGTTTGCACTTTGAAGATCACTAAGAATAGCACCAATCTT GAGGAGATTGACGACCCATTTGGTTGCAACTCAAGGGTACAGACTAGTGTGTTTGTTCATACGTTTATTCTGGGAGCCTCTTGCATTCCAACGGGTCTCATATTACCTCTTCTAGTTAATTATATGGGATACAAATTCCTCTTAG TGATCACAGCTTTTATACCTGGGGTAGTGACAGCCTGTCTCTTCCTGGTGCAAACTTCCACCCAAAACTTAATTCTCTCCTGCGCCTATGAATCTGTTACTTCCGTTTGCCTAAGCGTTGTATACTGCTTGTTAGTTGATCTTTATCCAACGCATTTAAG GGCAATGGCTTCCGGTCTGTCGGCGTTTATTAGTCGAATTGGTGCTATAAGTGGTACCTTGATGATCGGTTACTTGATCGATGATTACTGTACTTTGGTGATCGTCATTGTTGCTGCTCAACTGTTTT TGAGTGGTCTGCTCGCCCTCTTCACGCCAGGGAGAAAGAAATCAAAACTAGACATCGAGAAATCTTAA